In Callospermophilus lateralis isolate mCalLat2 chromosome 19, mCalLat2.hap1, whole genome shotgun sequence, the following are encoded in one genomic region:
- the Tfap4 gene encoding transcription factor AP-4: MEYFMVPTQKVPSLQHFRKTEKEVIGGLCSLANIPLTPETQRDQERRIRREIANSNERRRMQSINAGFQSLKTLIPHTDGEKLSKAAILQQTAEYIFSLEQEKTRLLQQNTQLKRFIQELSGSSPKRRRAEDKDEGIGSPDIWEDEKAEDLRREMIELRQQLDKERSVRMMLEEQVRSLEAHMYPEKLKVIAQQVQLQQQQEQVRLLHQEKLEREQQHLRTQLLPPPAPTHHPTVIVPAPAPPHSHHINVVTMGPSSVINSVSTSRQNLDTIVQAIQHIEGTQEKQELEEEQRRAVIVKPVRSCPEAHTSDTASDSEASDSDAMDQSREEPLGDGELP; encoded by the exons CCTTGCCAACATTCCACTGACCCCCGAGACCCAGCGGGACCAGGAGCGGCGAATTCGGCGAGAGATTGCCAACAGCAACGAGCGGAGGCGCATGCAGAGCATCAACGCAGGCTTCCAGTCCCTCAAGACCCTCATCCCCCACACAGATGGAGAGAAGCTCAGCAAG GCAGCTATTCTCCAGCAGACAGCAGAGTACATCTTCTCCCTGGAGCAGGAGAAGACCAGGCTCCTGCAGCAAAACACACAGCTCAAGCGTTTCATTCAG GAGCTAAGTGGCTCATCTCCGAAGCGGCGGCGGGCAGAGGACAAGGACGAGGGCATTGGCTCCCCGGACATCTGGGAGGATGAGAAGGCGGAGGACCTGCGGCGGGAGATGATTGAGCTGCGGCAGCAGCTGGACAAGGAGCGCTCGGTGCGCATGATGCTGGAGGAGCAG GTGCGCTCGCTTGAGGCCCACATGTACCCGGAAAAACTCAAGGTGATTGCCCAGCAGGTGCAGCTACAGCAGCAGCAGGAGCAGGTGCGGCTGCTGCACCAGGAGAAGTTGGAGCGGGAACAGCAGCACCTGCGGACCCAG CTCTTGCCCCCTCCGGCCCCTACGCACCACCCCACAGTGATTGTGCCAGCACCAGCCCCCCCCCACTCCCACCACATCAATGTTGTCACCATGGGCCCCTCCTCAGTCATCAACTCTGTGTCCACTTCCCGGCAAAATCTGGACACCATTGTGCAG GCAATCCAGCACATCGAgggcacccaggagaagcaggaGCTGGAGGAGGAGCAGCGGCGAGCTGTCATTGTGAAGCCAGTCCGCAGCTGCCCGGAGGCCCATACCTCTGACACAGCCTCTGATTCGGAGGCCTCAGACAGTGATGCCATGGACCAGAGCCGGGAGGAGCCGTTAGGGGATGGGGAGCTTCCCTGA